The proteins below are encoded in one region of Triticum aestivum cultivar Chinese Spring chromosome 1B, IWGSC CS RefSeq v2.1, whole genome shotgun sequence:
- the LOC123099828 gene encoding oleosin G, with translation MADRHGEGGVASARRPGRADLDDQSTTLLQRVQAHLPNATQVVGLLTLLVAGAALLVLAGLTFTGAVVALVFLGPLALLTSPIWVPFSFALLVVAVAALSFVGFAVAALAAATWAYRYFTGRHPVGADRVDRARSRLADTASHVKDYARREYGGYLGNRTKDAAPGA, from the coding sequence ATGGCGGATCGGCACGGCGAGGGCGGCGTGGCCTCGGCGCGGCGGCCGGGGCGCGCGGACCTGGACGACCAGTCGACGACGCTGCTGCAGCGCGTGCAGGCGCACCTCCCGAACGCGACGCAGGTGGTGGGCCTGCTGACCCTGCTCGTCGCCGGCGCGGCGCTGCTGGTGCTGGCGGGGCTGACGTTCACGGGCGCGGTGGTGGCGCTCGTCTTCCTCGGCCCGCTGGCGCTGCTGACCAGCCCCATCTGGGTGCCCTTCTCCTTCGCGCTCCTGGTCGTGGCCGTGGCGGCGCTCTCCTTCGTGGGCTTCGCCGTGGCCGCGCTCGCCGCGGCCACCTGGGCGTACCGGTACTTCACGGGGCGGCACCCCGTGGGCGCCGACCGCGTGGACCGCGCCCGCAGCCGCCTCGCCGACACCGCCAGCCACGTCAAGGACTACGCCCGCCGCGAGTACGGCGGCTACCTCGGCAACCGCACCAAGGACGCCGCCCCCGGCGCCTAG